The stretch of DNA CAGACTCAAGGACAAGGCCTCGCTGCTGCCGTACCTGGCCAAGGTCAGTGCCGGCCGCGACTTCGCCGGCGTGCACCCGATCTCGGCACTCAAGCGCAGCGGCCTGGAAGCACTGGTCAAGACCGTCCTCGCGCAGTTGCCGGAACAGGAAGCGCTGTACGGCGAAGACGAGATCACCGACAAGAGCCAGCGCTTCCTCGCCGGTGAAATGGTGCGCGAACAGCTGATGCGCCAGCTCGGCGAAGAACTGCCGTATGCCACGACCGTCGAGATCGAGAAGTTCGAGGTCGACGGCAACCTGCTGCGCATCGGCGCGGTGATCTGGGTCGAGCGCGATGGCCAGAAGGCGATCGTGATCGGCAAGGGCGGCGAGCGCCTGCGCGAGATCGGTTCGCGGTCGCGCCAGCAGATGGAGCGCCTGTTCGGCAGCAAGGTGTTCCTGGAAACCTGGGTTCGCGTGCGCGAAGGCTGGTCCGACGACGAAGCGGCGCTGCGGGCGTTTGGCTATCACGATTAGTGCGCCTGAGTAACGAACCGGCATTCGTCCTGCACGCGCGACCGTGGCGCGAAACGAGCTTGCTGGTCGAAGTGCTCAGCGCCAACCACGGACGCCTGGGCCTGGTCGCGCGTGGCGTGCAGGGCCCCAAGCGGCAGGTGCTGCGCGCGGCGTTGCAGCCGCTGCAGTCGATCCGTTTCGACGCGGTGCAGGTGGGCGAACTGGCGCGCCTGGTTTCGGCCGAGGCCACTGACGTCGCGCCGCGACTGGGCGGTGAAGCGATGCTCGCCGGCTTCTATCTCAACGAACTGACGTTGCGCCTGGCGCCGCGCCAGGATCCGGCGCCGGATCTCTACGACGCCTACGCCCTGGCTCGCGCGCGCATCGGCGCCGGCGACGCGCTGGGCTGGACATTGCGTCGTTACGAACGCGATCTGCTCGACGCCCTCGGTTTCGGCTTCGACTGGCACCACGACGGCGACGGCGCGCCGATCGACCCCGCCGCGCGTTACCGGCTGGATCCGGAGTTCGGACCGCGCCGGCTGCTGAGCGACCGCGGCCATGGCGATCGCAGCACGGCCGCCACCGGCCGCGCGCTGCTCGCGTTGGCCGACGACAGCGCGCCTGATCCGGAAGACCAGCAGGGCCTGCGACGGGCGATGCGAGGCGTGCTATCCCACTACCTGGGATCGCGCGGACTGAAGTCCTGGGAAATGCTGGCCGAACTCGGGCGCGTCACTGCCAGGCGCGAAACACCGGATCCGGCAGGCTCCTCGTAGGGCCGCGTCGCATCGCGAGCAAGCTCGCTCCTACAGCGAGTCCATGGTTTCGCGCGCCGCCTGGACGAAGGCTTCGCGCAATCCCGCCGACGCCGGTTCGCGATGCAGTGCCTCCACCGCCGAGCCCAGGCGCAATGCGCCGACGAATCCGCAGCTGGCACGCAGCCGATGCAGGTCGGCGCGCATGGCATCGCTGTCGCCGCGCGCGCTGGCATCTGTGATGGCCTGCAGTGACTTGGGCAGCTCCTGCGCGAACAACCCGCGCAGCGTGTCGACGTGGGTGCGGTTGCCGTTGAGCGCGCGCGCCGCCGCTTCGTAATCCCACAGCGGCAACGGGCCGTCGTCGGCCACCGCGTCAATGCGTGCCGGTCCGCCGGACAAGCCCAGCAACCGGCGCACGGCCGCCTGCACCGTTGCCGCCGGCATCGGCTTGACCAGCGCTTCGCCGAATCCCGCCGCGAGCAGCGCATCGAGAATGGTCGACTCGTGAGCGGCGGTATGCGCCAGTGCCGGCGTATGCGGATGCTTTTCGCGCAGCCGTGCCAGCAGTTCGCTGCCACTGCCGTCGGGCAGGCGGGCATCGATCATCCACAGCGCGTAATCCTGCGAGGATGCCAGCGCCACCGCGGCGGCCACGCTGTCGGCGGCATCAACCTCGGCGGGGACGGCGGCCAAGGCGGCAGCGAGGAAGCTGCGGCTGATCGGATCGTCCTCGACCAGCAATACGCGCGGAGGGGCGGCGTGCGGTGGTGCGGTCCGAGGGGGTTGCTGGTGCGGCGTCATCGCCGATTCGCGTCCTATGGGTATGCTGCGCGGATGTCGCGAGCGATATTACGCCTGCTGCTGGTTTGCCTGCTGTCCGTGCCGTTGGCCACGGGCGCGGCGCATGCGCGCACGGCGCAGGCGCGCATCGCCCGGGTGACGCTGGCGGTGGCGACGATGAGCGACGTGCAGGTCCGCCTGGAATGGCCCGCCGGCTCGTCGCAGGGCGCGCTGGAATTGCGGGCGGGGCGCGTCGAAGCACCGGATCTTGGCTACAGCTACAGCAACGTCACCTGGCGCTGCCCGTTGTCGCGCGACCGCGACCGCTGGCGTTGCGAAGGCGACGTCCGCAGCGGGAACAGCCGGCCTTTGCGCCTGGCATTGGACCTCGACCCGGCGCGCATCGACGGTCGCCTCAGCCAGGGGGGCGGGACCCTCGCCATGCAGCGCCTTGCCGCCACGCCCGACCTGACCCGGATCGACCTGACCCGCGTGCCCGTGGCCTGGGCGCAGGCGCTGCTGGCACAGGCCTGGCCACAGGGCCGGCTCAAGGCAGGCACCGCCACGGGCCGGCTCGACGTGCTCGCGCCGACGAAGGCGCCTCTGCGCGTCAGCGGCCCTCTGAACCTGCAGGGCCTGGCATTCGACACCGCCGACGGCACCGTCGCCGGCGAGAACATCGGCGCCCAGCTCGAAATCGACGGAGAGCTTGCCGCGACCACGCGCGTCGGAATCGAAGGCCAGCTGCACGGCGGCGAGATGCTGTTCGGCAACGCCTACCTGGCGCTGCAGCAGCGCCGCGTCGACCTGGCGATACAGGCCGAGCAGCACGAAGGCGGCGGGTGGGAGCTGCCGAAGCTTGCCTGGAACGATCGCGGCGTCCTGCGCATCGACGCCCGCGCCGCGCTCGACCCGCAGATGCAATTGCGCACGCTCGACCTGCGTGCGCACAGCGCAAACCTCGCACCGTTGCGCGACGGCTACCTCACCGGTTTCCTCGGCCTGGCCGGACTGGGTGAGCTGCAACTCGGCGGCGCCGCCGACGGACGCGTGCGGATCGAACGCGGCGAACTGCGCGAGGCCGATTTCAATCTCGATTCAGTGGTGGTCGACGACCCGCGCGGGCGCTTCCGCTTCGATGGCCTGGAAGGCGATGTGCGCTATTCCGCCAGCGCAACGCGGGATAGCGAACTGCGCTGGAGCGGCGGCGCGCTGCATGGCCTGGCATTCGGCCAGGCGCGCCTGCCAATGCGCAGCACTGACGGCGTGCTGCAACTCACCCAGCCGGTGTCGATGCCGTTGCTGGGCGGGCGCGCCGGATTTGATCACTTCCAGATCAAGCCGCCGGCGGCGGACAAGGGCCTGGAAATACGCTTCGGCCTGGAACTGGAGCAGCTCGATGTCGCCCAGCTTTCCACCGCACTGGGCTGGCCTGCCTTTACCGGCCAGCTGACCGGCCACATCCCCGAGGCGCGCTATGCCGACGACCGCCTCGACTTCGAAGGCGGCCTGGCGATGGAGTTGTTCGGCGGCACGGTGCAGGTGTCGTCGCTGGCGATGGAGCGTCCGTTCGGCGTCGCACCGACGCTGTCGTCGGACATCGCCTTCGACGACATCGACCTGGAATCGCTGACCGGCGTACTCGGCTTCGGCACGATCACCGGCAAGCTCGACGGCCGCATCGCCGACCTGCGCCTGGTCGACTGGCAACCCGTGGCATTCACGTCCTACCTGCAGACCGACGCCGCCGCCGCCAAGGCCGACGGCGTGCGCCAGCGCGTCAGCCAGCGCGCCGTGCAGGACCTGTCGAGCGTCAGTGATGCCTCGTTCGTCAGTGGCCTGCAGGCGCAGCTGATCGGGTTCTTCGACGACTTCGGCTATCGCGAGATCGGCATCGCCTGTCGGCTGGTCGACGAGGTCTGCGAAATGGAAGGGCTGGGTTCAGCCGGCCCGGGATTTATTATTGTCGAAGGTTCCGGCCTGCCGCGCCTGAGCGTGGTTGGTTTCAACCGCCGCGTCGACTGGCCGACGTTGCTCGAACGCCTGGTCGCGGCCAGCAGCGGCGACGTCAAACCGGTCTTCGAGTAAGGTAGCCCACGCTTCAATCCGCGCAGTGCGACTGCCGCGGACACCGATCAAAGGAGAACTGACATGCGCCGTTGGATGGGGGTACCGGTCGCCGCCGTGATGCTGACTGCCTGCGTCACGATCAACGTCTACTTCCCGGCTGCCGAAGCCAAGGAAGCGGCCAAGGAATTCGTCGAGAAGGTCATCGGCGACGAAGCCCAGCAGTCCCAGCCCAAGCCGCAGGACAAGCCCGGCGGGCAGAGTGCATCGCTGAATCCGCAACGGTCCGATTCGCTGGCGCTGCGCATCGACTGGCTGTCGCTGGTCGGCATCGGCACGGCACAGGCGCAGGACCAGCCGGACATCAACATCAAGACGCCGGCGATCCAGGCGATCCAGTCGCGCATGGCCTCGCGCTTCGACAGCCAGCTGCGTGCGCATTTCGATTCCGGCGCGCTCGGCTTCGCCAACGACGGCACGATCAGCGTCCGCGACGCGTCCAAGATCCCGCTGCCCGAGCGCGTGGGCGTCAACCAGGCGGTCGCCGAGCAGGGCCGTGACGCCAAGGCCGTCTACCGCGAGATCGCGGTGGCCAACAACCATCCCGAATGGGAGCAGCAGATCCGCGCCGTGTTCGCGCGCCAGTGGATCGACAGCGCCCGCGGCGGCTGGTGGGTGCAGGACGCCGGTGGCGGCTGGAAGCAGAAGTAAGAAGCAATAGAAGCAAAGCACCAAAGCCCTCCCCCCTGCGGGGGAGGGACGAGCTGCGTGGCAGCCAGGGAGAGGGGTAGGGGCGCGCTATCTGCGACAATAGCCGGTCCCCTAGCTTCGCGTTCACGCCAGCCGCTGTGGCCCGCATAGATCAGACCCCCTTCGAAGTACAAATCACCGGACTCACCCACGACGGCCGCGGCGTAGCCCGCCGGCCCGATGGCAAGGCCGTGTTCGTCGCCGGTGCATTGCCGGGCGAGCGCGTCATGGCCTCGCAGACCGGCCGCCACCGCAGTTTCGATGAAGCCCGCACGGTCGACGTGCTGGAGGCGGCGCCCGAGCGCGTCGATCCGCGCTGCCCGCACTTCGGCACCTGCAGCGGCTGCGCCCTGCAGCACTATGCCGAGGACAAGCAGATCCTCGCCAAGCAGAACGTGCTGATGGAGAACTTCGAGCGCATCGGCCATGTCACGCCCGAGCGCATCCTCGCGCCCTTGACCGATGCGTCCTGGGGCTACCGCCGCAAGGGCCGGTTCTCGGTGCGCCGCGTCGAGAAGAAGGACAAGACCCTGGTCGGGTTCCGCGAAACCGATCCGCGTTTCGTCGCCGACCTGCGCGAATGCCACACGGTGATCCCGCAGATCGGCGAAAGCATCGGCGCGCTCGCCGCGCTGGTCGACGGCTTGCAGGCACGACGCGAAATTCCGCAGATCGAGTTCATCGCCGGCGACCCGACGCCGGACTTCAGCGGCATCGCGTTGACGATCCGCCACCTGGTGCCCCTGACCGATGCCGACAAGGACGCCCTCGTCGCCTTCGGCAAGGCGCACGGCTTCGCGATCTTCCTGCAACCGGCCGGCGTCGACAGCGTCCACCCGTTGTGGCCGGCCGAACCCAGGCTCGCCTTCAGCCTGGAACAGTGGAACCTGGAGTTCCTGTTCCGTCCGCTCGACTTCATCCAGGTCAACGCCGGCCTCAACGGCAAGATGATCCAGCATGCGATCGACCTGCTGCAGCCGCAGCCGGGTGACCGCGTGCTCGACCTGTTCGCCGGCCTGGGCAACTTCACGCTGCCGCTGGCGCGCCAGGTGCGCGAAGTGGTCGGCGTGGAAGGCGAGGCGGGGCTGGTGCGCCGCGCGCGCGAGAATGCCGCGCACAACGGCATCGCCAACGCCGACTTCCATGCCGCCGACCTGGCCAAGGACCTCAGTGGCGAGTCGTGGATGAAGCAGGGCTTCGACAAGCTGCTGCTCGACCCGCCGCGTTCAGGCGCGGACGTGGTGCTGGCGCAGCTTCCGCTGAAACAGTTCGGGCGCATCGTCTACGTCAGCTGCCATCCGGCCTCACTGGCGCGCGATGCCGGGTACCTGGTCAATGAGCGCGGCTGGAAACTGCGTGCCGCGGGCGTGATGGACATGTTCCCGCACACCGCGCACGTGGAATCGATCGCGATGTTCGAACCGGGCTGATCGGAAACTTTCGGAGATTCGCATGGGTATCGAAATCGAACGCAAGTTCCTGGTCACCGGTGACGGCTGGCGCGCGGCCGCGCGCGAAGTCGTGCCGATGGCGCAGGGGTACATCAATGACCAGGCCGCCATGGACAGCGGTGCGATGAGGGCCTCGGTGCGCGTGCGCATCGCCGGTGACGAGGCCTTCCTCAACCTCAAGTCGCGCGAACTCGGCCACACCCGCCAGGAGTTCGACTACCCGATTCCGGTCGACGATGCGCGCGGCCTGCTGGCGCTGTGCGTCGGTGGCCTGGTCGACAAGCGCCGCCATTACGTCGAGCACGAAGGCCACCTGTGGGAGGTCGACGAGTTCCTCGGTGACAACGCCGGACTGGTGGTGGCAGAGATCGAGCTTTCATCGGCGGACGAGGCGTTCGCCCGGCCGGCGTGGATCGGCGCGGAAGTCACCGAAGCGGTGCGCTATTACAACCTCGCCCTCGCCACGCGGCCTTATTCGCAGTGGAGCGAGAGCGAGCGTTCCGGCGCGGTTGCATCGACCCACTGAGCCCCCATCTTGGCACCATGAACAACAAACCCCTGCGCATCGATATCTGGTCCGACGTGGTCTGCCCCTGGTGCTGGATCGGCAAGCAACGCCTGCGCACGGCGCTGGCGCAACTGGGCGAAGCCGGGCAGAACGCCGATATCCACTGGCACGCATTCCAGCTCGACCCCGAGTCCGACGAGACCCCGGTCCCGCTGCGAGAGGCATACGAACGCAAGTTCGGCGGCGCCCAGCGCACCGAACAGATCCTCGCGCAGACCCAGGCGGCCGGTCGCGCCGAAGGCCTGCCGTTCGATTTCGGCCGCGGCCAGGTGCGGGTCAACACGCTCAAGGCGCACCGGCTGGTCTGGCTGGCCGGGCAGGAAGGCGACGCCGACAAGGTCGGCGAGGCGCTGTTCCATGCCCATTTCGCCGAAGGCCGCAATCTGGCCGACACGCAGACGCTGGTCGATGCCGGCGCAGCGGGTGGCCTGTCGGAGCAGCGCGTACGCGCGATGCTCGATTCCGACGAGGGCCTGGCCGAAGTGCGTGCACAGCTGGGCCAGGCGCGTGCGCTCGGCATCCAGGCCGTGCCGACGTTCGTCCTCGATGGCCGCCTGGCGGTGCAGGGCGCGCAGACACCGGACGTATTCCGCGATGCCTTCGCCAAGATCGGCATCGCGCCGGCCGTGGCCGCGGCCGACGCGAGCAAGGATGCCGCGGGCAAGGATGACGCCGCCTGCGGACCGGATGGCTGCGCCGTCTGATCGCCTGACCGTTCACAACTGAATCAGCCAGTTCGCGGGGCTGCCGCGGCCGGCCATCTGCGCGACAATGCGGGGCCGCGCCCTGGCGTGGCCCCCATTGCCTGGAGTTTTCCGCATGCTCGTGATCGGCGTCGCCGGCACCGAACTTACCGCGCAGGAGCGCGACTGGCTGCAGCACGACGCTTGCGCCGGCGTGATCCTGTTTACCCGCAACTTCGCTTCGCGTGACCAGGTCGCCGAGCTGTCGGCGGCGATCCGCGCCGCAGCCAGGCGCCCGCAGTTGGTCTGCGTCGACCAGGAAGGCGGCCGCGTGCAGCGCTTCCGCGAAGGCTACAGCGCGCTGCCACCGTTGCAGGGCTTCGGCAAGCTGTATGCCGACGACCGTGAGGCAGCGCTGAAGCTCGCCGAAGAGCACGCCTGGTTGATGGCGACCGAAGTGCAGGCCAGCGGTGTCGATCTGAGCTTCGCGCCGGTGGTCGACCTCGGCCGCGGCAACCTGGCGATCGGCAATCGCGCGTTCTCCGAGGATCCGGCCGTGGTCGCCGAGTTCACCCGCGCCTACGTGCGCGGCATGCACGCTGCCGGCATGGCCGCCACGCTCAAGCATTTCCCGGGACACGGCTCGGTGCAGGCCGATACCCATTTCGACGATGCGGTCGATCCGCGTCCGCTCGACGAACTGCGTGCCACCGACCTGGTTCCGTTCGTCGCCGGCATCGATGCCAAGGCCGATGCGGTGATGATGGCGCACGTGAAGTATCCGGCTGTTGCGCCCGAGCCGGCGGGCTATTCGAAGTTGTGGATCAATGACGTGCTGCGCAGCGAGATGGGCTTTCGCGGCGTCGTCTTCAGCGACGACATCGGCATGAAGGCGGCGTTCTCGGTGGGCGGCGTCAAGGCACGCATCGACGCCCATTACGATGCCGGTTGCGACGTGGTGCTGGTGTGCCACCCGCAACTGGTCGAGGAATCGCTGGAAGCGGTGAAGGGGCGCACGCTCAACACGATGGCGCTGACTGGCCTGATTGGTCGCGGCGCGATGGGCTGGGACGGCCTGTTGGCCGACAGCCGCTACGGTTCCGCGCGCAGCCGCCTGGAGGGCCTGGCCTGATGAGCACGACCGCTGCCAAGAGCAACGACCTGGCCGCCGCACTGGCCAATTCCGACCTGCTGATCGACCGGGCCACGCTCGAACAGGCGATCCGGGACATGGCCGCACCGATCCGCGCCGACTACGGCGACGACGATGTGCCGGTGTACCTGACGATCATGCACGGCGGCCTGCCGTTCGCCGCGCAACTGGCGATGGAAGTCGGCGCGCTCGGGCTCGACCTGGAGTTCGACTACCTGCACGCCACGCGTTATCGCGGCGCCACCTCCGGCGGCGAGCTGACCTGGAAGCATCGTCCGGCGACGCCGTTGCAGGGCCGCCGCGTGCTGCTGGCCGACGACATCCTCGATGAGGGCCACACCCTGGCCGCGATCCGCGCCTGGTGCCTGGAGCAGGGTGCCAGCGACGTGCGCATCGCCGCGCTGGCGGTGAAGGTGCACGACCGCTGCGTGCCGGGCCTGCATGCCGACTATGTCGGCGTCGAAGTGCCGGACCGTTACGTGTTCGGCTACGGCATGGACTACCACGAGCAGGGCCGCAACCTGCCGGCGATCTACGCATTGAAGGAATGAGCTGATGAGTGGGATCGCTTTGGCCGTCATCGGCGGCACCGGTCTGTACAAGCTGGCCGCGTTGCGCGACGTGGAAACGCTGCAGCCGACGACGCGCTTCGGTGCGCCGTCCGGGCCGATCCGGCTCGGCACGCTCGACGGTCATCGCGTGGCCTTCCTCGCCCGCCATGGCGAAGGCCATTCGCTGCCGCCGCACAAGATCAACTACCGCGCCAATCTTGCCGCGCTGCAGTCGCTCGGCGCGCAGCGGGTGCTCGCGCTGAACACGGTCGGTGGCATCGGCGAGCGTTTCGGGCCGTGCGTGCTGGCGTGCCCCGATCAGCTGATCGATTACACCTGGGGTCGGGTGTCAACGATTTGTGAAGACGAGGGGTCCGAGGTCCTGCATGTCGACTTCGGCGAGCCGTATACGCGCGCGCTGCGGCAGGACGTGATCGCCGCGGCGGCCAAGGCGGGTGTCGATCTGGTCGCCGAGGGTTGCTACGGGGCGACCCAGGGGCCGCGCCTGGAAACCCGTGCCGAGATCGCGCGGATGCGCCGGGACGGTTGCGATCTGGTCGGCATGACGGGCATGCCCGAAGCCGGGCTGGCGCGCGAATTGGGCCTGGATTACGCCTGTTTGGCCATCGTCGCCAACTGGGCGGCGGGGGCCGGTCCGGACCCGGACGAGGTCATCACCCTGCAGGACGTGCTCGACAATGTGGCCGTCGCCTCGGCCGGTCTGCCGGCGCTGCTGGCGGCCCTGCTCGATCGTTCTGGGCGGGGGTGATTGTCAAGCCGGCGTTCAGTTTGCATACTCGACCGGCGCGTGGGCCCGGCTGTCGGACCCTGCGCGACAACGCATCCAGCATGAGGTTGATAAGGACATGCAGTACGGCACCGTGAAATGGTTCAACGACGCCAAGGGCTTCGGGTTCATTTCGCCCGAGGACGGCAGCGCAGATGTGTTCGCGCATTTCTCTGCGATCAACGCCAAGGGCTTCCGCAGCCTGCAGGAAGGCCAGCGCGTCAGCTACGAGCTGACGCAGGGTCCCGAAGGGCGCGCAAGCGTCGAACATCACGCCGGTGGCGTGATCTGACGCAAGCCCGGCAATATCGGCTTGGAAGGCCCCGCATTGCGGGGCCTTTTTTTATGGGAGCTTTGAAAGCCGGTCCCGGCGCCCTCGGAGGGGCGTCGTCCGCCGGGCCGGGGATCATGGGGCCTAGAATCACCCCATGCCCGCGCCGGAGTCGCAGATGCCCCCGCTGCCGCCGTATGCCACGCACCTGGTCGAGAACCAGCCGCCGGAGTTCGGACCGCGCGACCTGTGGCGCGACGACAGCGCGCTGTGCGAGGCGGTCGTGCGCGAGGGTGGTGGCGATTTCACCGATGCGCTGGCGACCTACGGCGCCCTGGCCGGCGATGAGTTGTACCGGCTCAGCTTCGATGCCCATCGCGACCGTCCGCGCCTGCGCACCCATGACCGCTTCGGCCAGCGCATCGACCCTGGTCGAGTTCCATCCCAACTACCACCGCATCATGCAGGCCGGCATCGAGCACGGTGTCGCCGGGCTGTCGTGGTCGCAACCGCGCCCCGGCGCGCACGTCGCCCGTGCCGCGCTGAGCTACCTGCACCATCAGGTCGAACCGGGCAGCAGTTGCCCACTGACGATGACCCATGCCGCCATTCCGGTGCTTCGGCATGCGCCGGCGTTGCACGAGTGGGCCGGCAAGGCGGCTTCTCCCTACTACGACCCGCGCGATGTCGGCATCGAGCACAAGCTCGGCGTGACGCTGGGCATGGGCATGACCGAGAAGCAGGGCGGCAGCGACGTGCGCGCCAACACCACGCAGGCCACGCCGCTTGCCGCGGAAGGCGAGTACCTGCTGGTGGGGCACAAATGGTTCTTCTCGGCGCCGATGTCCGACGGTTTCCTGGTGCTGGCGCAGGCGCCGGCCGGGCTGAGTTGTTTCCTGTTGCCGCGATGGCGGCCGGACGGTCGCAAGAACGCATTCCGCCTGATGCGGCTCAAGGACAAGCTCGGCGACTGGTCCAACGCGTCATCGGAAGTGGAGTTCGCCGACGCGTGGGCCTGGCGGATCGGTGACGAGGGGCGCGGTGTGGCGACCATCATCGAGATGGTGATGCTGACGCGGTTGGACTGCATGCTCGGCGCCGCGGCGGAAATGCGCATGGCGCTGGCGCAGGCGATGCATCACACCCACCACCGCCGTACGTTCGGCAAGCGCCTGGTCGAGCATGCGCTGATGCGCAACGTGCTCGCCGACCTCGCCATCGAGGCCGAGGCGGCGATCACGCTGTCGATGCGCGTCGCCCGCGCGGTTGACCGCTCCGCGCACGATCTGAAGGAGGCCGCGTTCGCGCGGATCGCCACCGCGATCGGCAAGTACTGGATCTGCAAGCGCGCGCCGGCCTTCGTCAACGAGGCGCAGGAGTGTCTCGGCGGAGCCGGCTACGTCGAGGAATCGATAATGCCGCGCCTGTACCGGCAGGCACCGCTCAACTCGATCTGGGAAGGCAGCGGCAACATCCAGTGCCTGGACGTGATGCGCGCGCTGCAGCGCGAGCCGCAGACCGGGCAGGCCCTGTTGGCCGAGCTCGAGGCGGCAGCGCACCTGGATCCGGACTTCGATGCCGAGCTGAAAGAGCTGCGTCCGGTCCTGGTCGGCGAGGCCGAAGTGCCGGAGGTCGAGGCACGGCGCTGGGTCGAAGCGCTGGCGCTGGCATTGCAGGCCAGCTTGCTGCTGCGCGATGGCAGCCCCATGGCGGAGCCGTTCTGCTGCAGCCGCATCGGCGGTGATCATGGCAACGCACTGGGAACCTTGCCGCGCGATTTCGACTTCGCCCCGCTGATCACACGCGCCTGGCCGACGGGCTGATTGCGCCTTGGTGCCTCAACGCCCGTCGCGGATGCGTCGCAGCTGCGCACGGAGCACATCCGCATGGGCATCGAGCGTGGCGCGGTCGGGCGTCGGCGGCGCGGCCGGGTAGACGCGCAGGAAATCGTCGTCGGGCATGCGCGGATGGATATGGATGTGCATGTGCGCGACCTCCTGGAACGCCGCCTCGCCGATGGAGTGCCACAGGCTCAGGCCCTTGTTCGGGAATGCCTCGCCGACCGCGCGCGTCACCAGTGACACCGTGGCCATCAACGCCGCGCCAGTGGCCGGGTCGAGCTCGCGGACATCGTTCATGTGCCGGCGCGGAATCACCAGCGTATGGCCGGCATGGAACTGGCGCAGGCCAATGAAGGCCATCGTCAGCTCGTCCTCGAAGACGATGCTGGCCGGTGCCTGGCAGGCGGCGATGGCGCAGAACGGACAGTCGGTCGTCGTCATGCAGTCCCGAGTTGGTGCGCGCGCGCAGGTGCGCTGCAAGACACTACCAAATTCCGATTCGCGGTTCGAAGGTCCGGCTCTTGCTGTTGTGTGTCGCGCGTACGCTGATGCTGCCGGGGACGAAGCTCTTGCCCTTGTACACGACGTCCATGCTGAGCTGGTCGACGAGGCCTTCGTTGCGAAGGGACAGGAGGGTTTCAGTCACCAGGTCCATGATCTCCGGGATGCCCGGTGGCACGTAGATCAGGTTGTACGCCTCGCGGTTGCCGCCGAACTCTTCCGGGAAGAGGGTGATCTCGAACAGCATTCCCTGCTGGGCCAGCGCCCGCGCGATTTCGAGTGAGGCGACGTGCGAGTAATCCGACGTGGTTCGCACTGGACGGCGTGGGACCGCGATGCCTGTCGCGATGGCTGCCTGGATGCCAGCCGGTCCAACTGCGTTTGAAGTGAGCCTCATCTGCACCTCGGCATGGCACGTGGCCAACGCTAGGGTGCATCCGGGCAAACGCGGAACGAATGAGAATCGTCTCAAACGTGACTACGATGGTACGTCGTCCTGACGGCGCGTGGCTCAGTCCAGGAACTGCAGCCTGGCCAGCTCCGCGTACAGGCCGTCCTGTTCCAGCAGCTGCGCGTGCGTGCCTTCGGCGACGATGCGGCCGTGGTCCATGACGACGATGCGATCGGCCTTCAACACGGTCGCCAGGCGGTGCGCGATGACCAGCGTCGTGCGCCCTTCCATCAGCGTTTCCAGCGCCTTCTGCACTGCGCGCTCGCTCTGCGCGTCGAGTGCGCTGGTGGCCTCGTCGAGCAGCAGGATCGGGGCGTCCTTGAGCAGCGCACGGGCGATGGCGATGCGCTGCTGCTGACCGCCGGACAGGCGCGCGCCGCGTTCGCCCAGTTCGGTGTCGAGGCCGTCGGGCATGGCGGCGACGAAGTCCGACGCGTGTGCCGCGGCCACGGCGTGCTCGACCTGCGCGTCATCTGCATCGAGGCGACCGTAGCGGATGTTCTCGCGCGCGCTGCTGGCGAAGATGGTCGGCTGCTGCGGCACCAG from Lysobacter arenosi encodes:
- the nagZ gene encoding beta-N-acetylhexosaminidase translates to MLVIGVAGTELTAQERDWLQHDACAGVILFTRNFASRDQVAELSAAIRAAARRPQLVCVDQEGGRVQRFREGYSALPPLQGFGKLYADDREAALKLAEEHAWLMATEVQASGVDLSFAPVVDLGRGNLAIGNRAFSEDPAVVAEFTRAYVRGMHAAGMAATLKHFPGHGSVQADTHFDDAVDPRPLDELRATDLVPFVAGIDAKADAVMMAHVKYPAVAPEPAGYSKLWINDVLRSEMGFRGVVFSDDIGMKAAFSVGGVKARIDAHYDAGCDVVLVCHPQLVEESLEAVKGRTLNTMALTGLIGRGAMGWDGLLADSRYGSARSRLEGLA
- a CDS encoding hypoxanthine-guanine phosphoribosyltransferase, translating into MSTTAAKSNDLAAALANSDLLIDRATLEQAIRDMAAPIRADYGDDDVPVYLTIMHGGLPFAAQLAMEVGALGLDLEFDYLHATRYRGATSGGELTWKHRPATPLQGRRVLLADDILDEGHTLAAIRAWCLEQGASDVRIAALAVKVHDRCVPGLHADYVGVEVPDRYVFGYGMDYHEQGRNLPAIYALKE
- a CDS encoding S-methyl-5'-thioinosine phosphorylase, whose amino-acid sequence is MSGIALAVIGGTGLYKLAALRDVETLQPTTRFGAPSGPIRLGTLDGHRVAFLARHGEGHSLPPHKINYRANLAALQSLGAQRVLALNTVGGIGERFGPCVLACPDQLIDYTWGRVSTICEDEGSEVLHVDFGEPYTRALRQDVIAAAAKAGVDLVAEGCYGATQGPRLETRAEIARMRRDGCDLVGMTGMPEAGLARELGLDYACLAIVANWAAGAGPDPDEVITLQDVLDNVAVASAGLPALLAALLDRSGRG
- a CDS encoding HIT family protein; its protein translation is MTTTDCPFCAIAACQAPASIVFEDELTMAFIGLRQFHAGHTLVIPRRHMNDVRELDPATGAALMATVSLVTRAVGEAFPNKGLSLWHSIGEAAFQEVAHMHIHIHPRMPDDDFLRVYPAAPPTPDRATLDAHADVLRAQLRRIRDGR